One Amphiprion ocellaris isolate individual 3 ecotype Okinawa chromosome 5, ASM2253959v1, whole genome shotgun sequence genomic region harbors:
- the wnk2 gene encoding serine/threonine-protein kinase WNK2 isoform X12 — protein sequence MDAAEDSSKDPPLGSTYSSAPNLDSDINANACRPVYENGTDHNVNIQIAALRGASDPSAYPSTEYQGLVRQRFIRRSLWVSDSEEPPVEAPEFVNSSPVLNIDLRTIVDRSRSRALHGTRLQETSSTESQVGLKDSATESVSADEERGDRSETEPKAEVVPSDVTGKAGSDENEEEPGMKAVSTSPGGRFLKFDIELGRGSFKTVYKGLDTDTWVEVAWCELQERKLSKAERQRFKEEAEMLKALQHPNIVRFYDFWESPVKGKKCIVLVTELMTSGTLKTYLKRFKVMKPKVLRSWCRQILKGLHFLHTRTPPIIHRDLKCDNIFITGPTGSVKIGDLGLATLKRASFAKSVIGTPEFMAPEMYEEHYDEAVDVYAFGMCMLEMATSEYPYSECQNAAQIYRKVTSGVKPASYSKVSDPEIKEIIGECICHRWEERYSIKDLLNHAFFAEDTGVRVELNEEDDGKKSSIALKLWVEDPKKLKGKYKDTGAIEFTFNLVNEVPEVVAQEMVESGFFLDCDVKIVGKSIRDRVALIKWRRERTVSPNGNGEVAVKKTQQNLLQVPGTVVPQGATLAATDYEDHESEQQTLICTVPTTTSTTSDSGVSSTMQLDDLNNQQNGPYQSLPEPISTAQIIYSPPAQTDPQLHQGPYQQPTAQASHENYTQASTQLHQGAYQQTTGQLHPGAFQQPAAQLHHCQTTASAPATPASTAHQNRQTAQSFPAAAPTPQTQLTAQPSQEQFPSPYPVVQTGGHKPPSFSPLPSVYSSSDPPMSSAYFSPSPHHPSLPLTPHATFPPVPTLGTPQTPLSTPQHVPSVALPVPLLAMATSPAVSQHQGGPPTSQPNLGTFHSTHHLPLSQVQPTPYPVPNPEPQLVEQPVQVIAPHGTLGDVQLLSVAHPVSPAVQTPLWGSGADTETTATGLDLTIPAPVSVSGTVQAETQAPAQPPALMRARNQPSVPPVPAQTAASTLLKAPASIPVQVPTAVQAPASTPVQAPMSGSGPNLEQTNVSSVSSDKPSAMGKPQLSVPGLVSGPVPVSLPAPVQSAAPVSAPAPVAAPVLQPAGIQTVSVPESANLATTQQNLETTPASSTLQQEPCVEDVLRDKLISLPSYAYDSLNSDVASGKETSDGYDSLASGGKGDGKPRKHHRKSARTRSRQEKTSKPKLSMLNVCNTGDKMVECQLETHNHKMVTFKFDLDGDAPEEIATYMVENGFILLLEKEVFIDQLKDIVDKAEDMLNEDMEGERDKTLSCSPLQGQTCDGLAGESQQPGAPQPVYQQNVLHTGKRWFIICPVEETPMSSQETPSDGTTTQSPSSSATTQPADSGTARPSTSRDEGSSSTMSGGSGGFSYEVYGFCSPPIMSNTDPLLLATLSPPVSAPPTLQSVSSVEPAGSLVQPSVHQAQPARAQTLPPSSPHTSFPLEDSQGSPLGSISPIHAAQQMPDMTCPVSIADEVPCCPLVMPLSLDVSTSQGGSPLTPLPLQDPGSAKEPPSVSYAPAARCERPQQPVVLHQPFSTVGGTKVSSLPQSPAPSQHGAGPSESDGEGRLGRGGFVDSTIKTLDEKLRNLLYQEYAPMYPSGSAAETPGSGTEYIQSPPGPDSATGGSGNSTPGPIGEGRYRAGEQLPQIPERMDSLSTLSDSAVCASLSRRHVPHSASCSGTRGRFKIISVPPEVANRRDVKQRSWSSAASPAHPVGYGGDHIQAEAIATSTTIGRFSVVSTEDDITQRTRCSRYSAPPDFYLDTPPSMAKRGSLPRALTSTSVPVDVTVHARFLSSDSGAESSPAKLAPATPSQHSRSERRGSDLMKRAVAFLRRSGRSSSVQSSDSPNRHGGVHGSAYASSDNDSEMEDSDIKRELQRLREKHLKEISELQAHQRGEVELLYRRLGKVPPSGLGISNVGPHAGRRKRSSKHRLKPGKLLSPLVQQFRNVTTKTSDSSKASAATGTSEPTVSLNGSPAKGPLPTHSRARSCTSHLPSSTSEPVQTKQPCSLKGSLSSDNIYAGLHGDGTGTQAPLGQGWSNYPQPSERVTYKSSSKPRARFLSGPVSLSIWSTLKRLCLGKERGSRSGASASAFNQSQQLPTGITPPPHQPVIGLAQAQANNSNNKTYSGTSMSATENNLPEDLQRLMDDWAQEVLIVTHRPRTNSLSISGQQLWDQIVPRTCEQLASPSDVSSWTAPGSEACNLPLTWPDSPGSAVMTTPSAGPQLTYQSHSPAPFRALSSPLSVSQWPGLLFPLPSGVFAFPAVPSAQDAHSPFPASSYQPTDPKARTL from the exons GAACGGAAACTGTCCAAagctgagagacagaggttcaaagaggaggcagagatgTTAAAAGCTCTCCAGCATCCCAACATCGTGCGATTTTATGACTTCTGGGAATCACCGGTGAAAGGGAAGAAGTGCATTGTTCTGGTGACGGAGCTAATGACCTCAGGGACACTAAAAAC GTATCTAAAGCGCTTTAAGGTCATGAAGCCTAAAGTCCTCAGAAGCTGGTGCAGACAGATTCTCAAAGGCCTCCACTTCCTCCACACGAGGACTCCACCCATCATCCACAGAGACCTGAAGTGTGACAACATCTTCATCACTGGTCCTACAGGCTCTGTCAAAATAGGAGACCTGGGTTTGGCAACGCTGAAGAGGGCCTCTTTTGCTAAAAGTGTTATCG GCACTCCAGAGTTCATGGCCCCAGAGATGTACGAGGAGCACTATGATGAAGCTGTGGATGTCTACGCCTTTGGGATGTGTATGTTAGAGATGGCCACCTCAGAATACCCCTACTCCGAGTGTCAAAATGCTGCTCAGATCTACCGCAAAGTCACCAGC ggaGTGAAACCTGCCAGCTACAGCAAAGTCAGTGACCCAGAAATTAAGGAGATAATAGGGGAGTGTATCTGTCACAGGTGGGAAGAAAG GTACTCCATCAAGGACCTCCTGAATCACGCGTTCTTTGCCGAGGACACGGGCGTCCGGGTGGAGCTCAATGAGGAAGATGACGGCAAGAAATCATCTATTGCTCTAAAGCTGTGGGTCGAAGATCCGAAAAAGCTGAAGGGGAAATACAAAGATACTGGTGCCATTGAGTTTACTTTTAACTTGGTGAACGAAGTCCCAGAAGTAGTCGCCcaagaaatg GTGGAATCAGGTTTTTTCCTGGACTGTGATGTGAAGATAGTTGGGAAGTCCATCCGAGACCGTGTGGCTCTCATCAAATGGAGAAGGGAGCGGACTGTCTCGCCAAATGGAAATGGTGAAGTAGCTGTGAAGAAGACGCAGCAGAATCTACTGCAGGTTCCTGGTACTGTTGTTCCACAGGGAGCCACACTAGCCGCTACAGATTATGAGGATCACGAGTCGGAGCAGCAGACTCTGATCTGCACCGtgcccaccaccacctccaccacat CTGACAGCGGAGTGAGCTCTACCATGCAATTAGATGATCTAAACAACCAACAGAATGGCCCCTACCAGTCGCTACCAGAACCCATTTCAACAGCTCAGATAATCTACAGTCCTCCTGCACAGACTGACCCTCAGCTGCACCAGGGACCCTACCAGCAACCCACAGCACAGGCCTCACATGAAAACTACACACAAGCATCCACACAATTACACCAGGGAGCCTACCAGCAAACCACAGGTCAGCTGCATCCTGGGGCCTTTCAACAACCTGCAGCACAACTGCATCATTGTCAAACA ACAGCTTCTGCTCCAGCTACTCCAGCCTCCACTGCGCACCAGAATAGACAGACAGCACAGAGCTTTCCAGCTGCAGCCCCGACTCCACAGACACAGCTTACTGCCCAACCCAGCCAGGAGCAG tttCCCTCACCATATCCTGTAGTTCAAACAGGGGGGCACAAGCCTCCTTCCTTCTCCCCTCTGCCGTCTGTCTACAGCAGCAGTGACCCTCCTATGTCTAGCGCCTACTTCTCCCCTTCACCCCAccatccctctctccctctgacCCCTCATGCTACCTTCCCCCCTGTACCCACTCTTGGCACCCCTCAGACTCCTCTGTCCACCCCTCAGCACGTGCCCAGTGTGGCGCTCCCCGTTCCACTTCTTGCTATGGCCACATCCCCTGCAGTGTCACAACACCAGGGCGGCCCTCCCACATCTCAGCCAAACCTCGGTACCTTCCATTCCACCCATCACTTACCCCTCTCTCAGGTACAACCCACCCCATACCCCGTCCCCAACCCTGAgcctcaactggttgagcagccTGTGCAG GTGATTGCTCCACATGGCACTTTGGGAGATGTTCAACTTTTGTCTGTGGCCCACCCTGTCTCACCTGCTGTTCAGACTCCTCTCTGGGGAAGTGGAGCAGATACAGAAACTACTGCAACTGGCCTGGACCTAACTATTCCAGCCCCGGTCTCAGTGTCCGGTACAGTCCAAGCTGAAACTCAAGCCCCAGCACAACCGCCAGCTCTGATGCGAGCACGGAACCAACCTTCAGTCCCTCCAGTCCCAGCTCAAACGGCAGCCTCAACCCTTCTGAAAGCCCCAGCTTCAATCCCAGTACAAGTTCCAACAGCAGTACAAGCTCCAGCCTCAACCCCAGTTCAAGCACCGATGTCTGGATCAGGTCCCAATTTAGAACAAACAAATGTCTCTTCTGTTAGCTCAGACAAACCTTCTGCGATGGGCAAACCTCAACTTTCTGTCCCAGGTTTGGTCTCAGGCCCAGTCCCTGTCAGTCTGCCTGCACCAGTTCAATCTGCAGCCCCTGTTTCTGCTCCAGCTCCTGTCGCAGCTCCTGTTCTGCAGCCTGCTGGCATCCAGACAGTCTCAGTGCCTGAGAGTGCCAACCTGGCTACAACTCAGCAAAACCTAGAGACAACACCTGCATCTAGCACTCTTCAACAAGAGCCTTGTGTAGAG gaTGTGCTTCGGGACAAACTAATATCTTTACCCAGTTATGCATatgacag TCTCAACTCTGATGTAGCATCTGGTAAGGAAACAAGTGACGGCTATGACAGCTTGGCTAGCGGGGGGAAAGGGGATGGAAAACCCAGGAAACATCACCGCAAGTCGGCCCGCACACGTTCCAGGCAAGAAAAGACGAGCAAACCCAAACTGAGCATGCTCAAT GTTTGCAACACTGGTGATAAAATGGTAGAATGCCAGCTGGAGACTCACAACCACAAAATGGTGACATTTAAATTCGACCTGGATGGAGACGCTCCGGAGGAAATTGCCACTTACATG GTAGAGAATGGGTTTATCCTATTGTTGGAGAAGGAGGTCTTCATCGACCAGCTAAAGGACATTGTGGACAAAGCTGAAGACATGCTGAATGAAGACATGGAGGGTGAGAGGGACAAAACTTTGAGCTGTAGTCCTCTACAAGGCCAGACGTGTGACGGGCTAGCAGGAGAG AGTCAGCAGCCTGGAGCACCTCAGCCTGTCTATCAGCAAAATG TTCTTCACACAGGAAAGAGATGGTTCATAATCTGCCCTGTAGAGGAGACACCTATGTCTAGTCAGGAGACTCCGTCTGATGGGACAACTACACAGTCCCCTAGCAGCTCAGCCACCACCCAGCCTGCTGACAGTGGCACTGCAAGGCCCTCCACATCCAGAG acGAAGGATCATCCTCCACAATGTCTGGTGGAAGTGGAGGCTTTTCCTACGAGGTTTATGGATTCTGTAGTCCTCCAATAATGTCCAACACAGACCCACTTCTCTTGGCCACTCTGTCACCTCCTGTTTCTGCACCACCGACCCTCCAGTCAGTGTCCTCGGTGGAGCCAGCAGGCAGTTTAGTGCAGCCTAGCGTGCATCAAGCCCAGCCAGCCAGAGCTCAAACGTTGCCCCCATCATCCCCACACACGTCTTTCCCACTAGAAGATTCACAGGGGTCTCCTCTGGGCTCCATCTCCCCAATCCACGCAGCTCAGCAGATGCCCGATATGACATGTCCTGTCTCTATTGCTGATGAGGTGCCCTGCTGCCCTCTAGTCATGCCGCTGTCTCTGGATGTGAGCACTTCACAGGGTGGGTCTCCTCTCACTCCACTTCCTCTTCAGGATCCAGGTTCAGCCAAAGAGCCGCCATCTGTGTCCTACGCCCCTGCAGCCCGGTGTGAGCGACCACAGCAGCCCGTGGTGCTCCACCAGCCTTTTTCCACCGTTGGAGGGACCAAAGTGTCCTCACTACCCCAGAGCCCAGCGCCATCCCAACACGGTGCAGGGCCCAGTGAGTCCGATGGTGAAGGGAGGCTGGGCCGTGGGGGATTTGTGGACAGCACTATAAAGACCCTGGATGAAAAGCTGAGGAATTTGCTCTACCAGGAATATGCTCCCATGTATCCATCCGGCAGTGCTGCAGAGACGCCGGGATCCGGCACAGAGTACATCCAGTCTCCTCCTGGTCCAGACAGCGCCACAGGAGGGTCAGGAAACAGCACACCAGGGCCGATAGGGGAGGGACGCTACAGGGCAGGAGAACAGCTG CCTCAAATTCCAGAAAGAATGGATAGTTTGAGCACactgagtgactcagctgtgtgtG CTTCCCTGTCAAGAAGACACGTCCCTCACTCTGCTTCCTGCTCCGGAACAAGAGGTCGATTCAAG ATAATCTCTGTACCTCCTGAAGTGGCCAACAGACGAGATGTGAAGCAAAGGAGCTGGAGCAGCGCTGCCTCACCGGCGCACCCTGTGGGATACGGTGGGGACCACATTCAGGCTGAGGCCATCGCTACCTCCACCACAATCGGCCGGTTCTCTGTGGTGAGCACTGAAGATGACATTACACAGAGGACACGCTGCAGCCGCTACTCTGCCCCACCTGATTTCTACCTGGACACGCCTCCTTCTATGGCCAAGCGGGGCTCCCTGCCTCGAGCTCTGACCTCAACGTCTGTCCCTGTGGATGTCACGGTCCATGCTCGCTTCCTGTCCTCAGACTCAGGGGCCGAGAGCAGTCCAGCAAAACTGGCCCCCGCCACCCCGTCCCAACACTCTCGCTCTGAGCGCCGAGGAAGCGACCTCATGAAGAGGGCGGTGGCCTTTCTCCGTCGTTCCGGTCGCAGCAGCAGTGTGCAGAGTTCTGACTCACCAAACAGGCATGGAGGTGTCCACGGCTCGGCCTATGCTAGCAGCGATAACGACTCAGAGATGGAGGACTCAGACATAAAGAGGGAACTACAGAGACTCAGGGAGAA ACATCTGAAGGAGATCTCAGAGCTGCAGGCCCATCAGCGAGGGGAAGTGGAGCTGCTGTATCGCAGACTTGGCAAAGTCCCTCCTTCTGGCCTGGGAATCTCTAACGTTGGACCACATGCTGGACGTAGGAAGAGGTCCAGTAAACACAGACTGAAGCCAGGCAAACTTCTCAGTCCTCTGGTTCAACAATTTAGAAATGTCACAACCAAAACTAGTGACTCCAGCAAAGCCA gTGCTGCGACAGGCACAagtgagcccacagtgagtttAAATGGCTCTCCAGCCAAAGGGCCTCTACCCACTCACAGCCGAGCACGTTCATGCACCAGCCACCTTCCCAGCTCCACCTCAGAGCCTGTGCAGACTAAGCAGCCCTGTTCTCTCAAAGGCTCTCTGTCTTCTGATAACATTTATGCTGGACTACATGGAGACGGCACTGGCACCCAAGCTCCACTTGGTCAAG GCTGGTCTAATTACCCTCAACCATCTGAGAGAGTGACCTATAAATCGAGTAGCAAGCCACGAGCTAGATTTCTCAGTGGGCCTGTGTCTTTGTCTATCT GGTCAACACTGAAGCGACTGTGTCTTGGCAAAGAGCGTGGCAGCA gatctggagcttcagcttcAGCTTTCAATCAATCACAGCAACTTCCTACCGGCATCACGCCTCCTCCCCATCAGCCAGTGATAGGTCTGGCCCAGGCTCAGGccaataacagcaacaacaagaCATACAGTGGCACATCCATGAGTGCCACTGAAAACAACCTGCCTGAAGACTTGCAGCGGCTGATGGATGACTGGGCACAGGAAGTTCTTATTGTGACCCACCGGCCACGCACCAACTCTCTGAGTATCAGTGGACAGCAGCTTTGGGATCAGATTGTCCCTCGAACATGTGAACAGCTTGCTAGTCCTTCAGAT GTATCATCATGGACAGCCCCAGGTTCAGAGGCCTGCAATCTGCCCCTGACATGGCCTGACAGCCCTGGGTCAGCAGTGATGACCACCCCCTCTGCAGGGCCTCAGCTCACTTATCAGTCACACTCCCCTGCTCCATTCAGGGCCTTGTCCTCGCCTCTCTCTGTTAGCCAGTGGCCTGGGCTGCTCTTCCCCCTTCCTTCAGGAGTGTTTGCCTTTCCTGCAGTGCCCTCAGCCCAGGATGCCCACAGCCCCTTTCCAGCTTCATCATATCAGCCAACCGACCCCAAGGCGAGGACTCTCTAA